One Tachysurus vachellii isolate PV-2020 chromosome 18, HZAU_Pvac_v1, whole genome shotgun sequence DNA segment encodes these proteins:
- the dcaf7 gene encoding DDB1- and CUL4-associated factor 7 isoform X1, with protein MSLHGKRKEIYKYEAPWTVYAMNWSVRPDKRFRLALGSFVEEYNNKTIFEDQLQLRLQRDVSSVRRRTWVQLVGLDEESSEFVCRNTFDHPYPTTKIMWIPDTKGVYPDLLATSGDYLRIWRVNDTETRLECLLNNNKNSDFCAPLTSFDWNEVDPNLLGTSSIDTTCTIWGLETGQVLGRVNQVSGHVKTQLIAHDKEVYDIAFSRAGGGRDMFASVGADGSVRMFDLRHLEHSTIIYEDPQHHPLLRLCWNKQDPNYLATMAMDGMEVVILDVRVPCTPVARLNNHRACVNGIAWAPHSSCHICTAADDHQALIWDIQQMPRAIEDPILAYTAEGEINNVQWASTQPDWIAICYNNCLEILRV; from the exons ATGTCTCTGCACGGTAAGAGGAAAGAGATTTATAAATACGAGGCGCCGTGGACGGTTTACGCCATGAACTGGAGCGTCCGGCCTGATAAACGCTTTCGACTGGCTTTAGGCAGCTTTGTGGAGGAATATAACAACAAG ACCATTTTTGAAGACCAGCTCCAGCTACGACTCCAACGCGACGTCTCGTCTGTTAGACGTCGTACTTGG gtgcagcTCGTGGGTCTGGATGAGGAGAGCAGTGAGTTTGTGTGCAGGAACACGTTTGATCATCCGTACCCCACCACCAAGATCATGTGGATCCCAGACACCAAGGGTGTTTACCCAGACCTGCTGGCCACCAGCGGAGATTACCTTCGTATCTGGAGG GTAAATGACACAGAGACGCGTCTCGAATGCCTcctcaacaacaacaagaactcCGACTTCTGCGCTCCTCTGACTTCTTTCGACTGGAACGAGGTGGATCCCAACCTTCTGG GAACCTCCAGTATTGACACCACCTGTACTATCTGGGGCTTGGAGACAGGACAGGTGTTGGGGAGAGTCAACCAGGTGTCGGGACACGTCAAGACCCAGCTGATCGCCCACGACAAAGAG GTGTATGACATCGCCTTCAGCCGTGCAGGTGGAGGACGTGATATGTTCGCGTCGGTCGGAGCGGACGGCTCGGTACGCATGTTTGACCTCCGTCACCTGGAGCACAGCACCATCATCTACGAGGATCCTCAGCACCACCCGCTGCTCCGCCTCTGCTGGAACAAACAGGACCCCAACTACCTTGCTACTATGGCAATGGACGGCATGGAG gTGGTCATTCTGGACGTGCGTGTGCCGTGCACGCCTGTGGCTCGGCTCAACAACCACCGTGCATGTGTAAACGGCATCGCCTGGGCCCCTCACTCCTCCTGCCACATCTGTACTGCAG CGGACGATCACCAGGCCCTGATATGGGACATCCAGCAGATGCCTCGCGCCATCGAGGACCCGATCCTGGCCTACACAGCCGAGGGCGAGATCAACAACGTGCAGTGGGCGTCCACTCAACCCGACTGGATTGCCATCTGCTACAACAACTGTCTGGAGATTCTGCGTGTTTAA
- the dcaf7 gene encoding DDB1- and CUL4-associated factor 7 isoform X2: MSLHGKRKEIYKYEAPWTVYAMNWSVRPDKRFRLALGSFVEEYNNKVQLVGLDEESSEFVCRNTFDHPYPTTKIMWIPDTKGVYPDLLATSGDYLRIWRVNDTETRLECLLNNNKNSDFCAPLTSFDWNEVDPNLLGTSSIDTTCTIWGLETGQVLGRVNQVSGHVKTQLIAHDKEVYDIAFSRAGGGRDMFASVGADGSVRMFDLRHLEHSTIIYEDPQHHPLLRLCWNKQDPNYLATMAMDGMEVVILDVRVPCTPVARLNNHRACVNGIAWAPHSSCHICTAADDHQALIWDIQQMPRAIEDPILAYTAEGEINNVQWASTQPDWIAICYNNCLEILRV, encoded by the exons ATGTCTCTGCACGGTAAGAGGAAAGAGATTTATAAATACGAGGCGCCGTGGACGGTTTACGCCATGAACTGGAGCGTCCGGCCTGATAAACGCTTTCGACTGGCTTTAGGCAGCTTTGTGGAGGAATATAACAACAAG gtgcagcTCGTGGGTCTGGATGAGGAGAGCAGTGAGTTTGTGTGCAGGAACACGTTTGATCATCCGTACCCCACCACCAAGATCATGTGGATCCCAGACACCAAGGGTGTTTACCCAGACCTGCTGGCCACCAGCGGAGATTACCTTCGTATCTGGAGG GTAAATGACACAGAGACGCGTCTCGAATGCCTcctcaacaacaacaagaactcCGACTTCTGCGCTCCTCTGACTTCTTTCGACTGGAACGAGGTGGATCCCAACCTTCTGG GAACCTCCAGTATTGACACCACCTGTACTATCTGGGGCTTGGAGACAGGACAGGTGTTGGGGAGAGTCAACCAGGTGTCGGGACACGTCAAGACCCAGCTGATCGCCCACGACAAAGAG GTGTATGACATCGCCTTCAGCCGTGCAGGTGGAGGACGTGATATGTTCGCGTCGGTCGGAGCGGACGGCTCGGTACGCATGTTTGACCTCCGTCACCTGGAGCACAGCACCATCATCTACGAGGATCCTCAGCACCACCCGCTGCTCCGCCTCTGCTGGAACAAACAGGACCCCAACTACCTTGCTACTATGGCAATGGACGGCATGGAG gTGGTCATTCTGGACGTGCGTGTGCCGTGCACGCCTGTGGCTCGGCTCAACAACCACCGTGCATGTGTAAACGGCATCGCCTGGGCCCCTCACTCCTCCTGCCACATCTGTACTGCAG CGGACGATCACCAGGCCCTGATATGGGACATCCAGCAGATGCCTCGCGCCATCGAGGACCCGATCCTGGCCTACACAGCCGAGGGCGAGATCAACAACGTGCAGTGGGCGTCCACTCAACCCGACTGGATTGCCATCTGCTACAACAACTGTCTGGAGATTCTGCGTGTTTAA